One genomic segment of Salmo trutta chromosome 8, fSalTru1.1, whole genome shotgun sequence includes these proteins:
- the LOC115199245 gene encoding lysine-specific demethylase 6B → MHHAVEQFGGRGTRDSFPLDGLSRGTWAPVGGHVTWAPPARCPPGVNQHQLLPHLPPSHMGGLNHPSKFFNNGPVQVRGSEKQELGLQRADQQRLPPPPHRAWEQPGQLYESPPPPHPSVPLPSDHATRLHGGYSPGPPANLPPRPNQLLKYVDPQEQHLLRGPTSLGDDMWAQVQQRGYPGKMLGGQLKRPAPPLGEYSVIRHTPAPSLHPSSRPSEDCPSPSKRKRSSEQVPHPGIQRFSGAGGHPLPPQQQPPSHYPPPPPKPAFWNPMHKANGAPWAQPERKNGSPEFQVRAESVKSCMGGYTYKPPAPSPISPPLTSSPGGYPQRHGGPHPPHKPSFSPQALNQPLHNPHSSHPQYPKQPAPPRMGMEPRGGPPTPQRGPTTGGRGVNNHPPPHHHQPPARGDSRGVRDSREPPQPSPANHTGVPYSHNPHFQSHPGLGHTAHHPPASSTAVPQQHNPTPPHHEAWRPQGQGQGRPQNNHPLESGHYRAGLVPQGQQNQAGETRGPASLQHHQHPHISPPQVPTRTPVIISTPQAPCSQSQNNRYNNSGITGPALSTVTTAPPAVCSANSTCRRGRETMSLPHQSSAASQLERDPERGPIHPMLHPGYQGAHTGTANHPHRVPPRPQQQQSPSQHQQQSVQGKSYYGRSDPAGTPASSSSSSSTSFSGHQRAGESVITSRGSHPSSLTQTEVTSSPVHRPVPAPQPHTVSSAPQPASSPTYSRLCAQPAPQATTTSAKGYLNSRPSAPQSMEEALDKLDAELQGHMQAEERREREQEERKRREWEREQEERKRREWEREQGKRRELERAEEEKKRREWEKEQEERKRRDLEREREEEERKRRTEWMKEEERRKVKEEMSRSSKRREESAIESLERLLSGNSSAPPPPRLSTVSSSFVPPPPSQSSSSPPYPWLSRGGAPPCPPGQAPPPPAPLEMSRPPPLTPQTEYAREKQRQREMWGETPPSSLHTSNVTSGNNALTSLGPSYPNHPSNKTLTQGAPRPSKDAPHPKENASQQARGGAMGAVDPLHTSSTVTLREPPKLFQAFPRDSLPSGSNTPRTSSSTSSTGGLLHKRMPSGGLGSLGCSASSSSSGDSDSAQFEEEPLELSTLLPDGLANIMAMLDESIKKEEESLYCSDRNGARETIINAFSAMPPAKSYLCAPDLIPAPNQQPQDDFVGTNVHASPPVLSRQGSLASPCSRTSSLNEEDEEGCLALKPALELHEPAAPLNSDPQSGTNYSHSDLAKLYGLPEPVKNEGDDEDEEDESETPSSSPPPPQRPHLHQTGVSSTFKSQAALENQKYAYRGGPFGRPPPSALGGLKYSSSLSLGPDIQQQQNSTSPTSDSTNHPGFAPSSAPPLKTRPHSPSSWEAKRQVNIKMEPDIWRDGREAMEKRHHSSREESECYPSTQPIKMEPREEVTLTTISESSLAELGRSCEVLLTRHSSSLPSKSTSDRTKTELKQEGRHHKPARERERHREKDGEKERKPSRSKKHEERKEERKKHREKREEMSSSSSSSSSHSSSSSSSKRHKEGKGHKEKKDHRRILGNLDLQRKEIREKDRDRFRADMRRKEAGSTSEGEPSEWASHSRSERSSGVMSSSQDRGAGSTLQGSAADFMKLKALSDGPPKELKIRLIKVESGDRETFIASEVEEKRTPLEEISIENTAAEVIRACKGARVKGKFRESYLLPAFSVKPLFTTEPLPRDKLNPPTPSIYLESKRDALSPVLLQFCTDPKNPVTVIRGLAGSLRLNLGLFSTKSLVDANSEHAVEVRTQVQQPADENWDPSGTGQTWPCESSRSHTTIAKYAQYQASSFQESLQEEKGSDEEAEEDEEDKEKTSKETSPETSSKEPTSKDATSTELKPVGKIIKFGTNIDLSDPKRWKPQLQELQKLPAFMRVASSGNMLSHVGHTILGMNTVQLYMKVPGSRTPGHQENNNFCSVNVNIGPGDCEWFSVHENYWPDIDDFCEKHGVDYLTGSWWPVLEDLYRSNIPVYRFIQRPGDLVWINAGTVHWVQAVGWCNNIAWNVGPLNSYQYQLALERFEWNEVKKVKSIVPMIHVSWNVARTVKVTDPDTYKMIKHCLLQSIKHIQVLRDQLVAAGKKISYQSRVKDEPAYYCNECDVEVFDLLFVTSESGSRKTYVVHCEDCARQRNPSLSNNVVVLEQYRMEELMSTYDTFSLTAAPSTR, encoded by the exons ATGCATCACGCGGTAGAGCAGTTTGGCGGGCGTGGCACACGGGACTCCTTCCCTCTGGACGGACTCAGCCGGGGAACATGGGCTCCCGTGGGCGGCCACGTCACCTGGGCACCACCTGCCAG GTGTCCGCCAGGTGTCAATCAACACCAGCTCCTACCCCATCTACCGCCCAGTCACATGGGTGGACTGAACCACCCCAGTAAATTCTTCAATAATGG GCCCGTGCAGGTGCGTGGCAGTGAGAAGCAGGAGCTGGGCCTCCAGAGGGCCGACCAGCAacgcctccctcctccccctcacaGGGCGTGGGAACAGCCTGGTCAGCTGTACGAGTCGCCCCCCCCTCCCCATCCATCCGTACCCCTGCCCAGTGACCACGCGACCCGTCTGCATGGCGGGTATAGCCCCGGGCCTCCCGCCAACCTGCCCCCCAGGCCCAATCAGCTGCTGAAG TATGTGGACCCCCAGGAGCAGCATCTTCTCAGGGGTCCGACATCGCTGGGCGACGATATGTGGGCTCAGGTGCAGCAGAGGGGTTACCCAGGGAAGATGTTGGGAGGGCAGCTGAAGAGACCGGCCCCCCCCCTCGGGGAGTACTCGGTCATCCGGCACACCCCGGCCCCCTCCCTGCACCCCTCCTCTCGCCCCAGTGAGGACTGCCCCAGTCCTAGCAAGAGGAAGAGGAGCTCTGAGCAG GTTCCTCACCCAGGCATACAGAGGTTCTCTGGCGCAGGAGGGCACCCCCTGCCCCCGCAGCAGCAGCCCCCGTCCCActacccccctcctccacccaaaCCTGCTTTCTGGAACCCCATGCACAAGGCGAATGGCGCCCCCTGGGCCCAGCCCGAACGCAAGAACGGGTCCCCTGAGTTCCAGGTCCGAGCC GAGTCAGTCAAGTCCTGCATGGGCGGCTACACCTACAAACCTCCCGCCCCCTCGCCCATCTCCccacccctcacctcctccccggGAGGCTACCCTCAGAGGCACGGCGGGCCCCACCCACCCCACAAGCCCTCATTCTCACCTCAGGCCCTCAATCAACCCCTCCACAACCCCCACAGCTCTCACCCGCAGTACCCTAAACAACCAGCCCCGCCCCGCATGGGGATGGAGCCCAGGGGAGGTCCTCCTACCCCCCAGAGAGGCCCTACCACTGGGGGCAGGGGAGTCAACAACCATCCGCCTCCTCACCACCACCAACCTCCAGCAAGGGGGGACAGTAGGGGGGTCAGGGACAGTAGGGAGCCCCCCCAACCCTCACCAGCAAACCACACCGGCGTGCCTTACAGCCACAACCCCCACTTCCAGTCCCACCCCGGGCTGGGCCACACTGCCCACCACCCTCCTGCCAGCAGCACAGCAGTACCTCAGCAGCACAACCCCACTCCCCCCCACCACGAGGCCTGGAGGCcccagggacagggtcagggcaggccaCAAAACAACCATCCCCTG GAGTCGGGTCACTACAGGGCAGGGCTGGTACCTCAGGGGCAGCAgaaccaggctggggagacccggGGTCCCGCGTCCCTCCAACACCATCAGCACCCCCACATCAGCCCCCCTCAGGTTCCTACCAGAACCCCCGTCATCATCTCCACCCCCCAGGCCCCCTGCTCACAGTCGCAAAACAACCGCTACAACAATAGTGGTATTACTGGACCTGCACTCTCCACTGTGACCACAGCACCACCTGCTGTGTGTTCAGCTAACAGCACCtgtaggagaggcagggagaccaTGTCACTGCCCCACCAGTCCTCAGCTGCGTCTCAGCtggagagagacccagagaggggCCCCATCCACCCCATGCTGCACCCAGGGTATCAGGGAGCCCACACGGGCACTGCCAACCACCCACACCGGGTGCCACCCAGGCCCCAGCAGCAGCAGTCCCCTAGCCAGCACCAGCAACAGTCTGTCCAGGGGAAGTCTTACTACGGACGGTCTGATCCTGCTGGCACTCCggcctcctcttcatcctcctcctctacgTCATTCTCAGGACAccagagggcaggggagagcgtCATCACCAGCAGGGGGTCTCACCCCAGCTCCCTCACCCAGACGGAGGTCACTAGCTCGCCCGTGCACCGCCCCGTGCCCGCCCCCCAACCCCACACTGTCAGCTCTGCCCCTCAGCCAGCCTCCAGCCCCACCTACTCCAGACTCTGTGCCCAGCCTGCCCCCCAGGCTACCACCACCTCAGCCAAGGGGTATCTAAATTCTCGACCCTCAGCCCCCCAGTCCATGGAGGAGGCCCTGGATAAACTGGATGCTGAGCTGCAGGGTCATATGCaggctgaggagaggagggagagggagcaggaaGAGCGGAagaggagggagtgggagagagagcaggaagagcggaagaggagggagtgggagagagagcaggggaagaggagagagttggagagagcggaagaggagaagaaaagaaGGGAATGGGAAAAAGAGCAGGAGGAAAGGAAGAGGAGGGATttggagagggagcgagaggaagaggagaggaagaggaggactgagtggatgaaagaggaggagaggaggaaggtgaaGGAGGAGATGAGCCGGAGTAGTAAAAGGAGAGAGGAGTCTGCCATCGAGAGTCTGGAGAGACTCCTGTCCGGCAACTCCtctgctcctccacctcctcgCCTGTCCACCGTCTCctcctcctttgtcccaccccccCCCAGCCAGTCATCCTCCTCGCCCCCCTACCCCTGGCTGAGCCGGGGCGGGGCTCCCCCTTGTCCCCCAGGCCAGGCACCACCACCTCCCGCTCCCCTGGAGATGTCACGGCCGCCCCCTCTCACCCCCCAGACGGAGTATGCCAGGGAgaagcagaggcagagagagatgtggggtgAAACCCCCCCCTCGTCATTACACACCAGTAACGTTACCTCAGGGAACAACGCCCTGACCTCGTTGGGGCCCTCTTACCCCAACCACCCCTCAAATAAGACCTTGACACAAGGTGCCCCCCGCCCATCCAAAGACGCCCCCCACCCCAAGGAGAACGCTAGTCAGCAGGCCAGAGGAGGAGCGATGGGCGCTGTGGATCCCCTCCACACCTCCAGCACGGTCACCCTCCGAGAGCCCCCCAAACTCTTCCAGGCATTCCCCAGGGATAGCCTACCGTCCGGGTCCAACACCCCCAGGACCAGCAGCAGCACGTCCAGCACAGGGGGCCTACTCCACAAGCGCATGCCCAGCGGAGGCCTAGGCAGCCTGGGTTGCAGcgccagcagcagtagcagcggcGACTCCGACAGCGCCCAGTTTGAGGAGGAACCCTTGGAGCTCTCAACGTTACTCCCGGACGGTCTGGCCAACATCATGGCCATGCTGGATGAGTCCATCAAGAAAGAGGAGGAATCTCTGTACTGCAGCGACCGAAACGGCGCTAGGGAGACCATCATAAATGCCTTCTCTGCTATGCCGCCGGCCAAGAGCTACCTGTGCGCTCCGGACCTCATCCCAGCGCCCAATCAGCAACCGCAGGACGACTTTGTTGGGACGAACGTCCATGCCAGCCCCCCTGTACTGAGCCGACAGGGCTCCCTGGCCTCCCCCTGTAGCCGTACCTCCTCCCTCAACGAGGAAGACGAGGAGGGTTGTCTCGCCCTGAAACCCGCTTTGGAGCTCCACGAGCCAGCTGCCCCCCTCAACTCCGACCCCCAGTCAGGGACTAACTACAGCCACAGCGACCTGGCTAAACTCTACGGTCTCCCGGAGCCTGTGAAGAACGAGGGCGACGACGAGGATGAGGAAGATGAGTCGGAGACCCCGTCCAGTTCCCCTCCCCCGCCCCAGAGGCCCCACCTCCACCAGACGGGGGTGAGCAGCACCTTCAAGTCCCAGGCCGCCCTGGAGAACCAGAAGTACGCCTACCGAGGAGGTCCATTTGGCCGCCCGCCCCCCTCCGCTCTTGGGGGACTGAAgtactcctcctccctctctctgggtccCGACATCCAACAGCAGCAGAATAGCACCTCCCCCACCTCGGATTCCACCAATCACCCAGGCTTCGCGCCGTCGTCGGCCCCTCCCCTAAAGACCCGCCCACACTCCCCCTCCAGCTGGGAGGCAAAGAGACAGGTCAACATCAAGATGGAGCCTGATatctggagagatgggagagaggccATGGAGAAGAGGCACCATTCCTCGAGGGAAGAGTCCGAGTGTTATCCCTCCACACAACCCATCAAGATGGAGCCTAGGGAAGAGGTGACGCTCACAACCATCTCAGAGTCTTCTCTGGCCGAGCTGGGCCGAAGCTGTGAGGTTCTCCTGACCCGACACTCCAGCTCCCTCCCTAGCAAGAGCACCTCCGACAGGACCAAGACTGAGCTCAAACAGGAGGGCAGGCACCACAAGCCCGCGAGAGAGCGGGAACGACACCGAGAGAAGGATGGGGAGAAGGAGCGGAAACCCAGCCGGAGCAAGAAGCacgaggagaggaaagaggagaggaaaaagcATAGGGAGAAACGAGAAGagatgtcctcctcctcctcctcttcgtcctctcactcctcctccaGTTCCAGTTCGAAACGGCACAAGGAGGGAAAAGGTCACAAGGAGAAGAAGGACCACCGGCGGATCCTCGGGAACCTGGACCTTCAGCGTAAGGAGATCCGGGAGAAGGACCGCGACCGCTTTCGCGCCGACATGAGGCGGAAGGAGGCTGGGTCCACCAGCGAAGGTGAACCCTCCGAATGGGCGTCCCATAGTAGAAGTGAAAGAAGTTCAGGAGTCATGTCCTCTTCTCAGGACAGAGGGGCTGGATCAACGCTGCAGGGTTCAGCTGCTGACTTCATGAAGCTGAAGGCCCTGTCGGACGGGCCGCCCAAGGAGCTGAAGATCAGGCTGATCAAGGTGGAGAGCGGAGACCGAGAGACGTTCATCGCCTctgaggtggaggagaagaggacacCGCTGGAGGAGATCAGCATCGAGAACACAGCCGCAGAGGTCATCAGGGCCTGCAA ggGTGCGAGGGTGAAGGGGAAGTTCAGAGAGTCCTACCTGCTCCCTGCGTTCTCTGTCAAGCCCCTATTTACTACAGAGCCCCTCCCGCGGGATAAACTCAACCCCCCCACGCCTAGCATCTAT tTGGAGAGTAAGAGAGATGCCCTCTCCCCTGTACTACTGCAGTTCTGTACTGACCCCAAAAACCCTGTTACTGTCATCAGAGGACTGGCCGGGTCCCTACGACTCA acctGGGTCTGTTCTCCACTAAGTCTCTGGTGGATGCTAACTCTGAGCATGCTGTGGAGGTGAGGACCCAGGTCCAGCAGCCTGCCGATGAGAACTGGGACCCCAGCGGCACGGGGCAGACCTGGCCCTGTGAGAGCAGCCGCTCACACACCACCATCGCCAAGTACGCCCAGTACCAGGCCTCATCCTTCCAGGAGAGTCTGCAG GAGGAGAAGGGTAGTGATGAAGAGgctgaggaagatgaggaagacaAGGAGAAGACGAGTAAGGAGACCAGCCCTGAGACATCTAGCAAAGAACCCACAAGTAAAGACGCCACCAGTACCGAGCTGAAACCAGTGGGGAAGATCATCAAGTTTGGCACCAACATTGACCTGTCAGACCCTAAGAG gTGGAAGCCCCAGCTGCAGGAGCTCCAGAAGCTTCCGGCCTTCATGCGCGTGGCGTCCAGCGGTAACATGCTGAGCCACGTAGGCCACACCATCCTGGGCATGAACACTGTCCAGCTCTACATGAAGGTCCCCGGGAGCCGCACGCCTGGCCACCAGGAGAACAACAACTTCTGCTCCGTGAACGTCAACATCGGGCCTGGAGACTGCGAGTGGTTCTCTGTGCACGAAAACTACTGGCCGGACATCGACGACTTCTGTGAAAA GCATGGAGTAGACTACCTGACCGGTTCCTGGTGGCCTGTTCTGGAGGACCTGTACCGCTCCAACATCCCTGTTTACCGCTTCATTCAGAGGCCCGGGGACCTGGTGTGGATCAACGCGGGGACCGTCCACTGGGTCCAGGCTGTGGGCTGGTGCAACAACATCGCATGGAACGTGGGCCCTCTCAACT CCTACCAGTACCAGCTGGCCCTGGAGAGGTTTGAGTGGAACGAGGTCAAGAAGGTCAAGTCCATCGTCCCCATGATCCACGTGTCCTGGAACGTGGCCCGCACCGTCAAGGTCACCGACCCCGACACGTACAAGATGATCAA gCACTGCCTCCTGCAGTCCATTAAGCACATCCAGGTTCTGCGAGACCAGCTGGTAGCAGCAGGGAAGAAGATCTCCTACCAGAGCCGAGTGAAGGACGAACCAGCTTACTACTGCAACGAGTGTGAC GTGGAGGTGTTTGACCTGCTGTTCGTGACGTCTGAGAGCGGCAGCAGGAAGACCTACGTGGTCCACTGTGAGGACTGCGCCCGCCAGAGGAACCCCAGCCTCTCCAACAACGTAGTGGTGTTGGAGCAGTACCGCATGGAGGAGCTAATGAGTACCTACGACACATTCAGCctg ACAGCAGCCCCGAGTACACGGTGA